The DNA sequence CAGTGCGCCGCGCCGGGCCCGTCGTAGAACATCAGGAACGCCGCGCCGACGATCAGGGCGAAGGCGGCGTAGTGGTTCCACTTCAGCGGCTGGCCCAGGTACCAGGCCGAGAAACCGGCGAACACGACCAGGGTGATGACTTCCTGGATGGTCTTGAGCTGGACCACCGAATAGACATTGCTGCCCATGCGGTTGGCCGGGACCATCAGCATGTACTCGAAGAACGCGATGCCCCAGCTGACCAGGATCGCCGCCAGCAGCGGCGCGTTCTTGTACTTCAGGTGCCCGTACCAGGCGAAGGTCATGAACAC is a window from the bacterium genome containing:
- a CDS encoding DMT family protein, with protein sequence MFMTFAWYGHLKYKNAPLLAAILVSWGIAFFEYMLMVPANRMGSNVYSVVQLKTIQEVITLVVFAGFSAWYLGQPLKWNHYAAFALIVGAAFLMFYDGPGAAH